Proteins encoded by one window of Cystobacter ferrugineus:
- a CDS encoding bestrophin family protein — protein MIVGKTPSWRIVLKYTGRPVAVHVLVATAVVIAYSEFELTFLAVPALPVTVLAATVGILLTFRNNSAYDRWWEARTLWGSLVNTSRTFSRQVLTFLPGSLSNETSAVSSVPRAASRLLRTAVETSPHGGTLGVSDGAVRDRFGKARGAFIAPHAPTSEAALGVLQAPREGRADIPVLFESITADARELVYAQIGFVNALRCHLRRQDPFPSIQPFFHPSVVEALREEQNVPTAIVVWMSARLRRVLSEVPGVESMLRLTILNNSLTDLMNILGACERIKNTPIPRQYDVLPHAMVRAYLVLLPLGVVSDLGLLTPFVTAVIAFLFIAMDAVGRDVETPFENSYSDIPMTALCRTIEINLRQMLGETELPPPLQPEDGLLY, from the coding sequence ATGATTGTTGGCAAGACGCCGTCCTGGCGCATCGTGCTCAAGTACACGGGCCGTCCAGTCGCGGTGCACGTCCTGGTGGCCACCGCGGTGGTCATCGCGTACAGCGAGTTCGAGCTCACCTTCCTGGCGGTGCCGGCGCTGCCCGTGACGGTGCTCGCCGCGACCGTCGGCATCCTGCTCACCTTCCGCAACAACTCCGCCTATGACCGGTGGTGGGAGGCGCGCACGCTGTGGGGCTCGCTGGTGAACACGTCGCGCACGTTCTCCCGTCAGGTGCTCACCTTCCTGCCCGGCTCCCTGTCCAATGAGACCTCCGCCGTCTCCAGCGTGCCGCGGGCCGCGTCGCGCCTCTTGCGCACGGCGGTGGAGACGTCTCCCCATGGCGGCACGCTCGGGGTGAGCGATGGTGCCGTGCGCGACCGCTTCGGCAAGGCGCGGGGCGCGTTCATCGCCCCCCACGCGCCCACGAGCGAGGCCGCCCTCGGCGTGCTCCAGGCCCCGCGGGAAGGACGCGCCGACATCCCGGTGCTCTTCGAGTCCATCACCGCGGACGCGCGCGAGCTGGTGTACGCGCAGATCGGCTTCGTGAACGCGCTGCGCTGCCACCTGCGGCGCCAGGATCCCTTCCCCTCCATCCAGCCCTTCTTCCACCCGTCCGTGGTGGAGGCGCTGCGCGAGGAGCAGAACGTGCCCACGGCCATCGTCGTGTGGATGTCGGCGCGGCTGCGCCGCGTACTCAGCGAGGTCCCGGGCGTCGAGTCCATGCTCCGCTTGACCATCCTCAACAACTCGCTCACCGACCTGATGAACATCCTCGGGGCCTGTGAGCGCATCAAGAACACCCCCATCCCGCGCCAGTACGACGTGCTGCCCCACGCCATGGTGCGCGCCTACCTCGTCCTGCTCCCGCTCGGCGTGGTCTCGGATCTCGGCCTGCTCACGCCCTTCGTCACCGCCGTCATCGCCTTCCTCTTCATCGCCATGGATGCGGTGGGCCGCGACGTCGAGACCCCCTTCGAGAACAGCTACAGCGACATCCCCATGACGGCGCTCTGCCGCACCATCGAGATCAACCTGCGGCAGATGCTCGGCGAGACGGAGCTGCCTCCCCCCTTGCAGCCCGAGGATGGACTGCTCTACTGA
- the dapE gene encoding succinyl-diaminopimelate desuccinylase, with the protein MTDLATRLAQSTLALCRIPSPIGEERALADHVEHWARAHLPEREVFRLGHSLVLGNLQDERPTVALVGHLDTVPAHPEDRPARIEGERVFGLGASDMKGGLAVMMALAEDLPRERLPVNLVWVLYEREEGPYLESGLGPLFDARPELKRVKFGIAMEPTDGVVQVGCVGTMHVTLRFKGRSAHSARPWQGENAIHKAGPLLAHLLTRPRREVVQDGFTFHEVMSITKASGGRARNVVPESFELNLNYRFAPGKSVARAQEDVRELVGDAAELEFIDLAPSGRVCADNVLFQRLMALTGLPAESKQAWTDVARFSELGVDAVNFGPGETAQAHQANESAPIPALAVAYEKLALFLKQAG; encoded by the coding sequence ATGACCGACCTCGCCACCCGCCTCGCGCAGTCCACCCTGGCCCTGTGCCGCATCCCCAGTCCCATTGGTGAGGAGCGGGCACTCGCCGACCACGTGGAGCACTGGGCCCGCGCGCACCTGCCCGAGCGCGAGGTGTTCCGCCTGGGCCACTCGCTGGTGTTGGGCAACCTCCAGGACGAGCGGCCCACGGTGGCGCTGGTGGGCCACCTGGACACCGTGCCCGCGCACCCGGAGGACCGGCCGGCGCGCATCGAGGGCGAGCGGGTGTTCGGCCTGGGGGCCTCGGACATGAAGGGAGGGCTGGCGGTGATGATGGCGCTCGCCGAGGACCTGCCCCGCGAGCGGCTGCCGGTGAACCTGGTGTGGGTGCTCTACGAGCGAGAGGAGGGCCCCTACCTGGAGAGCGGACTGGGGCCGTTGTTCGACGCGCGCCCGGAGCTCAAGCGGGTGAAGTTCGGCATCGCCATGGAGCCCACGGACGGGGTGGTGCAGGTGGGGTGCGTGGGCACGATGCACGTGACGTTGCGCTTCAAGGGCCGCAGCGCGCACTCGGCGAGGCCCTGGCAGGGGGAGAACGCCATCCACAAGGCGGGGCCGCTGCTCGCGCACCTGCTCACCCGGCCCCGGCGCGAGGTGGTGCAGGACGGCTTCACCTTCCACGAGGTGATGAGCATCACCAAGGCGTCGGGCGGGCGCGCGCGCAACGTGGTGCCGGAGTCCTTCGAGCTCAACCTCAACTACCGCTTCGCGCCGGGCAAGTCGGTGGCCCGGGCGCAGGAGGACGTGCGCGAGCTGGTGGGCGACGCGGCGGAGCTGGAGTTCATCGATCTGGCGCCGAGCGGCCGGGTGTGCGCGGACAACGTGCTCTTCCAGCGGTTGATGGCGCTCACGGGCCTGCCGGCCGAGTCGAAGCAGGCGTGGACGGACGTGGCGCGCTTCTCCGAGCTGGGCGTGGACGCGGTGAACTTCGGGCCGGGCGAGACGGCCCAGGCCCACCAGGCCAACGAGAGCGCCCCCATTCCCGCGCTGGCGGTGGCCTACGAGAAACTGGCGCTGTTCCTGAAGCAGGCGGGCTGA
- a CDS encoding NAD(P)-dependent alcohol dehydrogenase — MPKTPAYAAPAAGKPLAPFSFEQREVGPHDVLIDILYCGVCHSDIHQARDEWGGAIFPMVPGHEIVGRVKQVGQHVTKLKVGDMAGVGCMVDSCRDCQTCRRDLEQFCAKGMAGTYNSTYMDRKTPTYGGYASRIVVTEHFALKVPEGLDPAAAAPLLCAGITTYSPLRQWNCKKGDRVGVVGLGGLGHMAVKLAASMGAEVTVLSTSRTKEADARRLGAQGFEVTKDADTFKKLSGRFDLIIDTISAPHDYNQYLGMLRPQGTLVVVGVPPEAVPVHAFSLIGGNKRLAGSMIGGIAETQEMLDYCAKHNIVSDIEIIPIQKINEAYERMMKGDVRYRFVIDIASLERA, encoded by the coding sequence ATGCCGAAGACTCCTGCCTATGCCGCCCCCGCCGCTGGAAAGCCGCTGGCGCCCTTCTCGTTCGAGCAGCGCGAGGTCGGCCCCCATGACGTGCTCATCGACATCCTCTACTGCGGGGTCTGCCACTCCGACATCCACCAGGCCCGTGACGAGTGGGGCGGCGCCATCTTCCCCATGGTGCCGGGCCACGAGATCGTCGGCCGCGTCAAGCAGGTGGGCCAGCACGTCACGAAGTTGAAGGTGGGCGACATGGCGGGCGTCGGCTGCATGGTGGACTCGTGCCGCGACTGCCAGACGTGCCGCCGCGACCTGGAGCAGTTCTGCGCGAAGGGGATGGCCGGCACCTACAACAGCACGTACATGGACCGGAAGACGCCGACCTACGGCGGCTACGCGTCCCGCATCGTCGTCACCGAGCACTTCGCGCTGAAGGTGCCCGAAGGGCTCGATCCCGCCGCCGCCGCGCCGCTGCTGTGCGCCGGCATCACCACGTACTCGCCGCTGCGCCAGTGGAACTGCAAGAAGGGCGACCGCGTGGGCGTGGTGGGCCTGGGCGGGCTGGGCCACATGGCCGTGAAGCTCGCCGCGTCCATGGGCGCGGAGGTGACGGTGCTCAGCACGTCCCGCACCAAGGAGGCCGACGCGCGCCGCCTGGGCGCCCAGGGCTTCGAGGTCACCAAGGACGCGGACACCTTCAAGAAGCTGTCGGGCCGCTTCGACCTCATCATCGACACCATCTCCGCCCCGCATGACTACAACCAGTACCTGGGCATGCTGCGCCCCCAGGGCACCCTGGTGGTGGTCGGCGTACCGCCGGAGGCGGTGCCCGTGCACGCGTTCTCGCTCATCGGCGGGAACAAGCGCCTGGCCGGGTCGATGATCGGCGGCATCGCCGAGACGCAGGAGATGCTCGACTACTGCGCGAAGCACAACATCGTGTCGGACATCGAGATCATCCCCATCCAGAAGATCAACGAGGCCTACGAGCGCATGATGAAGGGCGACGTGCGCTACCGCTTCGTCATCGACATCGCGAGCCTCGAGCGCGCGTAG
- a CDS encoding LysR family transcriptional regulator — translation MAFTSLNALNAFLAVARKRGFTAAAAELGISPSALSQSVRQLEERLGVPLLTRTSRSVALTEAGRRLLENAGPAVDQALEALRTAAVQPGEVTGRVRLTVPTMAVSTLIAPLLPRFLARYPKVEVDVRVEDRFVDIVAEGLDAGIRLTESIERDMVQVRLSDACRFVVVAAPSYLERRGTPETPDDLLSHDCICIRSPTTSGIYQWELERGPRSWRVPVRGPVITSDSHLLLRMAEAGVGLAYAFESMVTEQLRRGTLRVVLEPYAALVPGLFLYFPSRAQVSPALRAFVDVAREAAPRKKREAPEGTRGPASPRPPRKA, via the coding sequence ATGGCCTTCACCTCGCTCAATGCCCTGAATGCGTTCCTCGCCGTGGCCCGGAAGCGTGGCTTCACGGCCGCCGCCGCCGAACTCGGCATCTCTCCGTCGGCGCTGAGCCAGTCCGTCCGCCAGCTTGAGGAGCGGCTTGGCGTCCCCCTGCTCACGCGGACCTCCCGGAGCGTGGCGCTGACGGAGGCGGGGCGGCGCCTGCTGGAGAACGCCGGGCCGGCGGTGGACCAGGCGCTGGAGGCGCTGAGGACGGCCGCGGTGCAGCCGGGGGAGGTGACGGGCCGGGTGCGGCTGACGGTTCCCACCATGGCGGTGTCCACCCTCATCGCGCCGCTGCTGCCACGGTTCCTCGCGCGCTACCCGAAGGTGGAGGTGGACGTTCGGGTGGAGGACCGTTTCGTGGACATCGTGGCCGAGGGGCTGGACGCGGGGATCCGGCTGACGGAGTCCATCGAGCGGGACATGGTGCAGGTCCGGCTGTCGGACGCGTGCCGGTTCGTGGTGGTGGCCGCGCCCTCGTACCTGGAGCGGAGGGGCACGCCGGAGACGCCGGACGACCTGCTGTCCCATGACTGCATCTGCATCCGCTCCCCCACGACGTCAGGCATCTACCAGTGGGAGCTGGAGCGCGGGCCGCGGAGCTGGCGCGTGCCGGTGCGGGGGCCCGTCATCACCTCGGACAGCCACCTGCTGTTGCGGATGGCGGAGGCCGGGGTGGGGCTCGCCTACGCGTTCGAGTCCATGGTGACGGAGCAACTGCGGCGAGGCACCCTGCGCGTGGTGCTGGAGCCCTACGCGGCGTTGGTGCCGGGCCTGTTCCTCTACTTCCCCAGCCGCGCGCAGGTATCGCCCGCACTGCGGGCCTTCGTGGACGTGGCCCGCGAGGCGGCGCCCCGGAAGAAGAGGGAGGCCCCGGAAGGCACACGGGGCCCCGCGAGCCCGCGCCCACCGCGAAAAGCATGA
- a CDS encoding HsdM family class I SAM-dependent methyltransferase, with translation MNPAMTELVGLLWKATDVLHSNGAVTRDSAAGYVFRLLVLKFLSDVTDGPPTSGVPRFVVSTLARWSSLRSHASSGLGERVNDACAVLESANPLLRGLLTQADFSSIRLGDPLLADLIQTLSELPRLSGALLSDGRLGEISDGFLLRLAETSGRTGGEFYTPPSVALLLAELLELRAGMRLYDPVCGVGGFLVECARQVASRSAMSLPHAAASLVLHGQEKNAELWALCRMNLLLHGIVDARIELGNALWSPLMTEQGRLNEYDGILADPPWNLDSWGAERAGEDAFGRFNPVPPAHNANYAFVQHCLAGLAEGGRAALLLPRGVLFRGGVEEDIRRKLLEEDRFEAIIGLPGNLLYDVSIAPVVLVLRKGKPAGRHKRVLFIDASDAGVKKGRRRALSQENIGTIVKAFQGFGSDERQVRAVHLDEIAKLNWNLTVERYVKREDEREHLDLDEQLAALADAEQQRDEAARRMDAVISRLRRSSPSAS, from the coding sequence ATGAACCCGGCAATGACTGAGTTGGTGGGGTTGTTGTGGAAGGCCACGGATGTCCTCCATTCGAATGGGGCGGTTACGCGTGACTCGGCGGCAGGCTACGTCTTCCGCCTGCTGGTGCTGAAGTTCCTGAGCGACGTGACGGACGGGCCTCCCACCTCCGGCGTGCCTCGGTTCGTGGTGTCCACCTTGGCCCGCTGGTCCTCGCTGCGAAGTCACGCCTCTTCTGGGCTGGGAGAGCGCGTCAACGATGCCTGCGCAGTATTGGAATCGGCGAATCCATTGCTCAGGGGACTCCTGACGCAGGCGGATTTCAGTTCCATCAGGTTGGGCGACCCGCTGTTGGCGGACCTGATTCAGACGCTCTCGGAGCTTCCTCGTCTGAGTGGAGCGCTGTTATCGGATGGGAGGCTGGGCGAGATCTCTGACGGCTTCCTCCTCCGGCTGGCAGAGACGAGCGGGCGCACGGGGGGCGAATTCTACACGCCGCCATCCGTGGCCCTCCTCCTGGCGGAACTCCTGGAACTGCGAGCTGGCATGCGCCTCTATGACCCGGTCTGCGGCGTGGGTGGATTCCTCGTGGAGTGTGCGCGCCAGGTCGCGTCCCGGTCCGCGATGAGCTTGCCCCACGCGGCGGCCTCGCTCGTGCTGCACGGACAGGAGAAGAACGCAGAGCTGTGGGCCCTGTGCCGGATGAACCTCCTGTTGCACGGCATCGTCGATGCGCGCATTGAGCTTGGCAACGCACTCTGGTCACCCCTGATGACGGAGCAGGGACGATTGAACGAGTACGACGGGATTCTGGCGGATCCGCCGTGGAACCTTGATAGCTGGGGCGCCGAGCGGGCCGGGGAGGATGCCTTTGGCCGGTTCAATCCGGTACCGCCCGCGCACAACGCGAATTACGCATTCGTGCAGCACTGCCTCGCTGGCCTCGCGGAAGGGGGAAGGGCGGCGCTCCTCCTGCCGCGCGGAGTGCTCTTCCGCGGTGGCGTCGAAGAGGACATCCGCCGCAAGCTGCTGGAAGAGGATCGGTTCGAAGCAATCATCGGTCTGCCTGGAAACCTGCTCTACGACGTCTCCATCGCGCCTGTCGTGCTGGTCCTGAGGAAGGGCAAGCCCGCCGGCCGGCACAAGCGCGTCTTGTTCATCGATGCTTCCGATGCCGGCGTGAAGAAGGGCAGACGGCGCGCACTGTCACAAGAGAACATCGGCACCATCGTTAAGGCGTTCCAGGGCTTTGGAAGTGACGAGCGCCAGGTGCGTGCGGTTCACCTCGATGAGATAGCCAAGCTCAACTGGAACCTGACCGTCGAGCGATATGTGAAGCGCGAGGACGAACGCGAGCACCTTGATTTGGACGAGCAGCTTGCCGCGCTCGCGGATGCCGAGCAGCAGCGCGACGAGGCCGCACGGCGCATGGATGCCGTTATCAGCAGGCTGAGGCGCTCCTCTCCTTCCGCCTCTTGA
- a CDS encoding restriction endonuclease subunit S: MSRSETRWPVLPLRSVVETLFVGLPVSRHQAKEGEKAIHEPVLSVGDIEAGRVAPREELVAVGLRPGSLERFRIQVDDLLVSCRGTLQKVARVPESAASLLVSSNLIVVRPGEKLLPAVLLALFRSAAWQGRLKLRARSSSGLVQLTVKDLEDLPVPLPPRELQRELAELIEAEQAHHQAALRAADLRRALVDGMVSEILLPPGREELPHEPGND; the protein is encoded by the coding sequence ATGAGCCGCTCTGAAACACGATGGCCGGTCCTGCCACTGCGCTCCGTGGTGGAGACGCTCTTCGTCGGGCTGCCGGTGTCCCGACATCAGGCGAAGGAAGGTGAGAAGGCCATCCACGAGCCGGTGCTCAGCGTGGGAGACATCGAGGCGGGCCGAGTCGCTCCTCGCGAGGAGTTGGTCGCGGTAGGGCTGCGCCCGGGGTCGCTGGAGCGGTTTCGCATCCAGGTGGATGACCTGCTCGTCTCCTGCCGGGGCACCCTCCAGAAGGTGGCGCGCGTTCCGGAGAGCGCGGCCTCGCTTCTCGTCAGCTCCAATCTCATCGTGGTACGGCCTGGGGAGAAGCTCCTGCCCGCAGTGCTCCTGGCCTTGTTCCGGAGCGCCGCGTGGCAGGGTCGATTGAAGCTTCGCGCCCGGTCCTCATCGGGACTCGTCCAACTCACCGTCAAGGACCTGGAGGACCTGCCCGTTCCCCTGCCGCCTCGGGAGCTGCAACGAGAGCTCGCGGAACTCATCGAGGCGGAGCAGGCGCACCATCAGGCCGCGCTCCGGGCCGCGGACCTGCGACGCGCGTTGGTGGATGGAATGGTCTCGGAAATCCTGCTGCCACCCGGAAGGGAGGAACTGCCACATGAACCCGGCAATGACTGA
- a CDS encoding 4a-hydroxytetrahydrobiopterin dehydratase: MAYDKTQLSAAELERFLAEHTAWKHEGGMLRRTYEAPSFLAGIEFVNRVAKAAEAADHHPDIDIRWRKVTLALVTHDAGGLTWRDTKLAAEADTLFAQVASAN, encoded by the coding sequence ATGGCCTACGACAAGACGCAGTTGAGCGCCGCGGAACTCGAGCGCTTCCTCGCCGAGCACACCGCGTGGAAGCACGAGGGAGGGATGCTGCGGCGCACCTACGAGGCGCCGAGCTTCCTGGCGGGCATCGAGTTCGTGAACCGGGTGGCGAAGGCGGCCGAGGCGGCCGACCACCACCCGGACATCGACATCCGGTGGCGCAAGGTGACGCTGGCGCTGGTGACGCACGACGCGGGTGGGCTCACCTGGCGCGACACGAAGCTGGCGGCCGAGGCGGACACGCTGTTCGCCCAGGTGGCGTCCGCGAACTGA
- the glpK gene encoding glycerol kinase GlpK, which produces MAKAKYVLAVDQGTTGTHVSILDDRLRVVGSSYREFPQHFPKPSWVEHDLDEIWATVEQCIRSALKDAELSGKQMAAVGITNQRETTGLWERASGKPLSRAIVWQDRRTSEHCARLREKGEEPRVREATGLVLDPYFSGTKLSWLLEHVKGARKRAEKGDACFGTIDTWLVYKMTGGQSHVTDVTNASRTLLMDVKRLAWDDSLRDLFGVPAACLPEIRGSAESYGTTRGMRSLPDGIPITGMAGDQQSALFGQACFSPGEAKCTYGTGAFLLMNTGETPVTSKAGLLTTVAWKIGAQTTYALEGSSFIAGAAVQWLRDGLKVIKKSSDVEALAASVKESGDVVFVPALAGLGAPHWRPEARGLFAGMDRSTTVAHLARAALEGVAMQIHDLAEAMRQDSGRQIPAFKVDGGASANDLMMQFQADMLGTEVVRPKDLQTTTLGAAFLAGLGAGVWSGTDAIRQAWKVGKVFKPKMKPEVREKYLTKWRRAVERA; this is translated from the coding sequence ATGGCGAAGGCGAAGTACGTGCTGGCAGTGGACCAGGGGACCACCGGGACCCATGTCTCCATCCTCGACGACCGACTCCGGGTGGTGGGGAGCTCCTACCGGGAGTTCCCCCAGCACTTCCCCAAGCCCTCGTGGGTGGAGCACGACCTGGACGAAATCTGGGCCACGGTGGAGCAGTGCATCCGCTCTGCCCTCAAGGACGCCGAGCTGTCGGGCAAGCAGATGGCCGCGGTGGGCATCACCAACCAGCGGGAAACGACGGGCCTGTGGGAGCGCGCGAGCGGCAAGCCCCTCTCGCGCGCCATCGTGTGGCAGGACCGGCGCACGTCCGAGCACTGCGCCCGGCTGCGCGAGAAGGGCGAGGAGCCCCGGGTGCGCGAGGCGACGGGCCTGGTGTTGGACCCGTACTTCTCCGGCACCAAGCTGTCCTGGCTGCTCGAGCACGTGAAGGGAGCACGCAAGCGCGCCGAGAAGGGCGATGCGTGCTTTGGCACCATCGACACCTGGCTCGTCTACAAGATGACCGGGGGCCAGTCGCACGTCACGGATGTGACCAACGCCAGCCGCACCCTGCTCATGGACGTGAAGCGCCTGGCCTGGGACGACTCGCTGCGCGACCTCTTCGGCGTGCCGGCCGCGTGCCTGCCGGAGATCCGCGGTTCGGCCGAGTCCTATGGCACCACGCGCGGCATGCGCTCGCTGCCCGACGGCATCCCCATCACCGGCATGGCGGGCGACCAGCAGTCGGCGCTCTTCGGCCAGGCATGCTTCTCTCCCGGTGAGGCCAAGTGCACCTACGGCACGGGCGCCTTCCTGCTGATGAACACGGGCGAGACGCCGGTGACGTCGAAGGCAGGGCTGCTCACCACGGTGGCGTGGAAGATCGGAGCTCAGACGACGTACGCGCTCGAGGGCAGCTCCTTCATCGCCGGGGCCGCGGTGCAGTGGCTGCGCGACGGGCTCAAGGTCATCAAGAAGTCCTCGGACGTGGAGGCGCTCGCCGCGAGCGTGAAGGAGAGCGGCGACGTGGTGTTCGTCCCGGCGCTCGCGGGGCTGGGGGCGCCGCACTGGCGGCCCGAGGCGCGCGGCCTGTTCGCGGGCATGGACCGCTCCACCACGGTGGCGCACCTGGCGCGCGCGGCGCTCGAGGGCGTGGCGATGCAGATCCACGACCTGGCCGAGGCGATGCGCCAGGACAGTGGCCGGCAGATTCCCGCCTTCAAGGTGGACGGGGGGGCGTCGGCCAACGATCTGATGATGCAGTTCCAGGCGGACATGCTGGGCACCGAGGTGGTGCGCCCGAAGGACCTGCAGACGACGACGCTCGGGGCGGCGTTCCTCGCGGGCCTGGGCGCCGGGGTGTGGAGCGGCACGGACGCCATCCGCCAGGCCTGGAAGGTGGGCAAGGTCTTCAAGCCGAAGATGAAGCCCGAGGTGCGTGAGAAGTACCTGACCAAGTGGCGGCGCGCGGTGGAGCGCGCCTGA
- a CDS encoding FHA domain-containing protein, protein MPSVKELRARARVEVETFVAEHGPVALIQQPPSLVFQMVAQQMGGSRTVFMAHRSRLTDRLLAMLQGFEHLQVLFLHPKKDGEVFAVGRLETSCSVVVHDPSVSKVHAMLRWSEADGGCTLRDAGSMNGTYVNSVQLGGEEQALLDGDGLAFGDAQFLYVSTQTLHAHLNAAVPSSAR, encoded by the coding sequence ATGCCCTCGGTGAAGGAATTACGGGCGCGGGCCCGGGTGGAGGTGGAGACTTTCGTGGCCGAACATGGCCCCGTGGCGCTCATCCAGCAACCGCCCTCGCTCGTGTTCCAGATGGTGGCTCAGCAGATGGGCGGCTCGCGCACGGTGTTCATGGCCCACCGCTCGCGGTTGACGGACCGGCTGCTCGCCATGTTGCAGGGCTTCGAGCACCTGCAGGTGCTCTTCCTTCATCCCAAGAAGGATGGCGAGGTCTTCGCCGTGGGCCGGCTGGAGACGAGCTGCTCCGTCGTGGTGCATGACCCGTCCGTGTCGAAGGTGCACGCCATGTTGCGCTGGAGCGAGGCGGATGGGGGTTGCACCCTGCGCGACGCGGGCTCGATGAACGGCACCTACGTCAACTCGGTGCAGCTCGGCGGCGAGGAGCAGGCGCTGCTCGATGGAGACGGGCTGGCCTTCGGGGACGCGCAGTTCCTGTATGTCAGCACCCAGACACTCCACGCGCACCTGAACGCGGCCGTGCCCTCCTCCGCCCGCTGA
- a CDS encoding MBL fold metallo-hydrolase, whose amino-acid sequence MKGLIFEELNGGASCRTYLIASAWTREAIIVDPVLELVPGYLQRLGKDRLQLIAVVDTHTHADHLSGGRELARMMNAVHMGAPAHAVQRPLGEGDVLAVGDVRVKVWASPGHTADGLVLVLDDRVLTGDTLLIGATGRTDLPTGDPEAEYESLTRLLSLPDNTLVFPAHDYGGRTFSTIGHERVTNPRLRLDREAFLQLMRAPRTEKPERLVESLAYNSRPRDARDAPSEQVFAL is encoded by the coding sequence GTGAAGGGGCTCATCTTCGAGGAGCTGAACGGCGGGGCCAGTTGTCGCACGTATCTCATCGCCAGCGCGTGGACGCGCGAGGCGATCATCGTGGATCCGGTGCTGGAGCTCGTGCCGGGCTATTTGCAGCGGCTGGGCAAGGACCGGCTGCAGTTGATCGCCGTGGTGGACACCCACACCCATGCGGACCATCTGTCCGGGGGGCGGGAGCTCGCGCGGATGATGAACGCGGTGCACATGGGGGCGCCCGCGCACGCGGTGCAGCGGCCGCTCGGCGAGGGAGATGTGCTCGCGGTGGGCGACGTGCGCGTGAAGGTCTGGGCGAGCCCGGGCCACACGGCCGATGGCCTCGTGCTGGTGCTGGACGACCGGGTGCTGACGGGCGACACGCTGCTCATCGGCGCCACGGGCCGCACGGACCTGCCCACGGGCGACCCCGAGGCCGAGTACGAGAGCCTGACGCGCCTGCTGTCGCTGCCCGACAACACGCTCGTGTTCCCCGCGCATGACTACGGCGGGCGCACGTTCAGCACGATTGGCCACGAGCGCGTCACCAACCCGCGCCTGCGCCTGGACCGCGAGGCCTTCCTCCAGTTGATGAGGGCGCCGCGCACGGAGAAGCCCGAGCGCCTGGTCGAGTCGCTCGCCTACAACTCGCGGCCGCGGGACGCGCGCGACGCACCCTCCGAGCAGGTGTTCGCACTGTAG